A single Glycine soja cultivar W05 chromosome 14, ASM419377v2, whole genome shotgun sequence DNA region contains:
- the LOC114384511 gene encoding type IV inositol polyphosphate 5-phosphatase 11, translating to MGNQLCKGSKTRSKRRPMGFIHNQASPSHIGIRTVGVEKACSFSIDSDLCISIVTWNMNGQVTFEDFAEMVGSNREFDLLAVGLQEAPPCPRNKVATLLSAALDESHTLIGKVIMQSLQLYLFGLKDAGSFINELKVDKQSVGGCGGIIGRKKGAVAIRINYKGIRMVFISCHLSAHARNVEERNSQCRHISHSLFSKFWNPYSRPSHITIWLGDLNYRLQGIDTYPARSLIKQNLHRRLHGKDQLLQEAGRGQIFNGFCEGTLNFKPTYKYNKGSSNYDTSHKIRVPAWTDRILFRIEDENKMEATLHSYESMDEIYGSDHKPVKAHLCLRLRQIPTN from the exons ATGGGAAACCAACTTTGCAAAGG AAGTAAAACAAGGTCGAAGAGAAGGCCAATGGGTTTCATTCATAACCAAGCTTCACCCTCTCACATAGGGATAAGAACTGTGGGCGTGGAAAAAGCTTGCAGTTTCTCCATTGATTCAGATCTTTGCATCTCCATAGTTACTTGGAACATGAATGGCCAG GTTACGTTTGAAGATTTTGCTGAAATGGTTGGCAGTAACCGCGAGTTCGATCTTCTAGCTGTTGGCTTGCAAGAGGCTCCTCCATGTCCACGAAACAAAGTCGCAACTCTGCTTTCAGCAGCTCTTGATGAAAGTCATAC CCTGATAGGTAAAGTTATCATGCAATCTTTGCAGTTATACCTGTTTGGGCTAAAGGATGCTGGATCGTTCATTAACG AATTGAAGGTAGACAAACAATCTGTTGGGGGCTGTGGAGGAAtaattggaagaaagaaaggggCTGTAGCCATCCGTATCAACTACAAAGGCATTCGAATGGTGTTCATCTCGTGCCACCTCTCTG CTCATGCTCGCAACGTGGAAGAAAGAAATTCACAATGCAGGCATATATCACACTCCCTCTTTTCAAAGTTCTGGAACCCATATTCTAGACCATCCCATATTACAATTTGGTTAGGAGATCTAAACTACAGGCTTCAAGGGATTGATACATATCCTGCTAGAAGTTTGATAAAGCAAAACCTTCACCGG CGGTTGCATGGCAAAGACCAACTCTTACAGGAAGCTGGTCGAGGACAAATTTTCAACGGTTTTTGTGAGGGAACATTGAATTTCAAGCCAACTTATAAGTACAATAAAGGAAGTAGCAATTATGATACAAGTCATAAG ATACGAGTGCCTGCATGGACAGACCGTATATTGTTCAGAATTGAAGACGAAAACAAAATGGAAGCAACCCTACATTCGTACGAGTCGATGGATGAAATCTACGGTTCTGATCATAAACCAGTTAAGGCACATCTCTGCTTAAGACTTCGTCAAATTCCAACTAATTAA
- the LOC114385273 gene encoding lysM domain receptor-like kinase 4: MGPSPSFLYTCNGFNKTCMSFLIFKSKPPFNSITTISNLTSSNPEELARINDVTVLKVFPTGKEVIVPLNCSCLTREYYQAETKYVLGQSPTYFTVANDTFEGLTTCDTLMRANSYGELDLLPGMELHVPLRCACPTWHQITNGTKYLLTYSVNWGDSIKNIAARFNVAAGNVVDANGFSTQTQTIFPFTTVLIPLPSEPVSSMAIIVNGPPAVSPLPVCSSEKCNSRRKLYIVIATTGGSMLVLCVVLFGGFLCRKRSARFIKRGEQSEKAKKLSSEDIRGKIAIIEHHSKVYKFEEIEEATENFGSKNRIKGSVFRGVFGKEKNILAVKKMRGDASMEVNLLERINHFNLIKLQGYCENDGFPYLVYEFMENGSLREWLSRNRSKEHQSLAWRILIALDVANGLQYLHNFTEPCYVHRNINSGNILLNRDLRAKIANFALVEESESKITSGCAASHVVKSRGYTAPEYLEAGMVTTKMDVFAFGVVLLELITGKDSVTLHDGREVMLHAIIVNLIGKENLEEKVSLFIDPCLTVTGNSEIVCAPQLVKLGLACLIQEPAERPTMVEVVSSLLKIYTSYMEQIIPPSISNSPSMER; the protein is encoded by the coding sequence ATGGGGCCTTCACCTTCCTTCCTTTACACTTGCAATGGCTTCAACAAAACCTGCATGTCCTTCCTCATCTTCAAATCCAAACCTCCTTTCAACTCCATAACTACAATCTCCAACCTCACATCATCAAACCCAGAAGAGCTTGCAAGAATCAATGATGTCACTGTGCTCAAAGTGTTTCCAACTGGGAAAGAGGTGATTGTCCCTTTGAACTGTTCTTGTTTAACTAGGGAATATTACCAAGCTGAAACCAAATATGTATTGGGGCAATCCCCAACATATTTCACGGTGGCAAATGATACTTTTGAGGGTTTGACCACTTGTGATACCCTCATGCGTGCTAATTCATATGGTGAACTTGATTTGCTTCCTGGCATGGAACTGCACGTGCCACTCAGATGTGCTTGTCCTACATGGCATCAGATCACAAATGGCACCAAGTATTTGCTGACATACTCAGTGAACTGGGGTGATAGCATTAAAAATATTGCTGCAAGGTTCAATGTAGCAGCAGGTAATGTGGTCGATGCCAATGGTTTTTCCACACAAACACAAACTATTTTTCCATTCACAACTGTACTGATTCCTTTGCCAAGTGAACCTGTGAGTTCAATGGCCATAATTGTCAATGGTCCACCAGCTGTGTCACCTCTTCCTGTTTGCAGCTCAGAAAAGTGCAACTCAAGGAGGAAACTTTACATTGTTATTGCCACCACTGGGGGTTCCATGCTGGTTCTTTGTGTTGTCTTATTTGGGGGTTTTCTGTGCAGAAAGAGATCAGCAAGGTTCATTAAGAGAGGTGAGCAAAGTGAGAAAGCAAAGAAGTTGTCTTCGGAAGATATCCGCGGCAAGATAGCCATCATTGAACATCACTCCAAGGTGTACAAGTTTGAGGAAATAGAGGAGGCCACTGAAAACTTTGGTTCAAAGAATAGAATTAAAGGTTCTGTGTTTCGTGGAGTATTCGGtaaagagaaaaacatattGGCTGTCAAGAAAATGAGAGGAGATGCATCCATGGAAGTGAATTTGCTGGAAAGGATCAATCATTTCAACCTGATAAAACTGCAAGGTTACTGTGAAAATGATGGTTTCCCCTATCTTGTTTATGAGTTTATGGAAAATGGCTCTTTGAGAGAATGGCTAAGCAGAAACAGGTCGAAGGAGCACCAGAGTTTGGCATGGAGGATCCTGATTGCTCTGGATGTTGCCAATGGTCTTCAGTATCTTCACAACTTCACAGAACCTTGCTATGTGCACAGGAACATAAACAGTGGAAACATTCTACTGAACAGAGATCTAAGGGCCAAGATAGCAAACTTTGCTCTTGTTGAAGAATCAGAAAGTAAAATAACTTCTGGTTGTGCCGCATCACATGTCGTGAAATCGAGGGGTTATACGGCTCCGGAGTATCTGGAGGCAGGGATGGTCACTACCAAAATGGACGTTTTTGCCTTCGGAGTGGTGCTGTTGGAATTGATCACGGGTAAAGATTCTGTTACCCTACACGATGGAAGAGAAGTGATGCTTCATGCAATCATAGTAAATCTCATTGGTAAAGAGAATTTAGAAGAGAAGGTGAGTTTGTTCATTGATCCTTGCCTCACTGTCACTGGAAACAGTGAGATAGTATGTGCTCCCCAGCTAGTTAAACTTGGTCTGGCATGCTTGATCCAAGAACCAGCAGAGAGACCAACCATGGTAGAGGTAGTCTCTAgcttattgaaaatatatacaAGTTATATGGAGCAAATAATACCACCTAGCATCAGCAACAGTCCTAGCATGGAGAGGTGA
- the LOC114384908 gene encoding protein DA1-like — protein MGWLSRIFKGSDHNKLSEGHYYKEDAGYYLPSTSGVTNDAWNQSQNQNENEDIDRAIALSLVEETQKANNNVNDYRSQLEEDEQLARAIEQSLNLESPPRYGNENMYQPPIQYFPMGSRICAGCYTEIGYGRYLNCLNAFWHPECFRCRACNLPISDYEFSTSGNYPYHKSCYKESYHPKCDVCKHFIPTNPAGLIEYRAHPFWIQKYCPTHEHDGTTRCCSCERMESQEAGYIALKDGRKLCLECLDSAIMDTNECQPLHADIQRFYESLNMKLDQQIPLLLVERQALNEAREGEKNGHYHMPETRGLCLSEELSTFSRRPRLGTTMDMRAQPYRPTTRCDVTAILILYGLPRLLTGSILAHEMMHAWLRLKGYRTLSQDVEEGICQVLSHMWLESELSSASGSNFVSASSSSASHTSRKGKRPQFERKLGEFFKHQIESDISPVYGGGFRAGQKAVSKYGLQRTLHHIRMTGTFPY, from the exons ATGGGTTGGCTTAGCAGAATTTTTAAAGGCTCCGATCATAATAAGCTTTCGGAAGGGCATTACTATAAAGAGGATGCGGGTTATTACTTGCCATCCACTTCGGGGGTAACAAAT GATGCTTGGAACCAGAGCCAGAACCAGAACGAGAATGAAGATATCGATCGTGCTATTGCACTGTCTCTGGTGGAAGAGACTCAGAAAGCAAACAACAATGTAAATG ACTACAGATCACAATTAGAAGAAGATGAACAACTTGCCAGAGCTATAGAACAAAGTCTAAATTTGGAGTCTCCTCCCAGATATGGAAATGAAAATATGTATCAACCACCAATTCAGTATTTCCCCATGGGGTCCAG GATTTGTGCTGGCTGCTATACTGAGATTGGTTATGGACGATATCTGAATTGCTTGAATGCATTCTGGCATCCTGAATGCTTCCGCTGCCGTGCTTGCAACCTACCAATCTCTGATTACGAG TTTTCCACATCTGGGAATTACCCTTATCATAAATCATGCTATAAGGAAAGCTACCATCCAAAATGTGATGTCTGCAAGCACTTC ATTCCAACAAATCCTGCTGGTCTTATTGAATATAGGGCACATCCATTCTGGATCCAGAAATATTGCCCTACTCACGAACATGATGGTACTACACGCTGTTGCAGCTGCGAGCGAATGGAG TCCCAAGAGGCAGGATATATTGCTCTTAAGGATGGCCGGAAGCTCTGCTTAGAGTGTCTTGATTCTGCTATCATGGATACTAATGAATGCCAACCCCTTCATGCTGATATACAAAGATTTTATGAAAGCCTAAATATGAAACTGGACCAACAAATTCCACTTCTATTGGTTGAAAGACAAGCACTGAATGAAGCaagagaaggagagaagaaT GGCCACTATCACATGCCGGAAACCAGAGGGCTCTGCCTCTCAGAGGAGCTCAGCACT TTCTCGAGACGACCTAGACTTGGGACAACAATGGACATGAGAGCACAGCCATACAGACCGACTACACGCTGCGATGTGACTGCAATTCTCATTTTATATGGTCTTCCAAG GTTACTTACTGGATCAATCCTAGCTCATGAGATGATGCATGCATGGCTGCGGCTTAAAG GTTATCGGACTCTAAGTCAAGATGTTGAAGAAGGTATCTGTCAGGTTTTGTCTCATATGTGGTTGGAGTCTGAACTTTCTTCTGCATCAGGCAGCAACTTTGTATCAGCCTCATCCTCGTCTGCATCACATACATCTAGAAAAGGTAAAAGACCTCAGTTTGAGAGGAAGCTTGGGGAGTTCTTCAAACACCAGATTGAATCAGACATTTCCCCTGTTTATGGAGGTGGGTTTAGGGCAGGTCAAAAAGCAGTGAGTAAATATGGTCTACAAAGGACCCTTCATCATATCAGGATGACAGGGACTTTTCCATATTAA